In Dromiciops gliroides isolate mDroGli1 chromosome 4, mDroGli1.pri, whole genome shotgun sequence, one DNA window encodes the following:
- the LOC122754425 gene encoding trace amine-associated receptor 8b-like has protein sequence MKILQGSETRIMSSNNGFQPAAVQLCYENINGSCIQTPYSLGPQIILYMAFGSGAVLAVFGNFLVMISIFHFKQLHSPANFLIASLACADFLVGATVMPFSMVRSVESCWYFGESYCKVHCYFDGSFCYSSIFHLCFISIDRYIAVTDPLIYPTKVTLNVSLVCITVSWLLAITYVFSILSIGVNDDGLEELVSALKCVGGCQTAMNQTWSLVGFLLFFIPTLVMVILYFKIFLIAKQQARRIENTSSKGESSSSDSYKARVSKRERKAAKTLGIAVIAFVISWFPYFVETIIDAFLGFITPTYIYEILVWFAYYYNSAMNPLIYAFFYPWFRRAVKLIVTGKVFRGHTSTIDLFSEQAKASNGRS, from the coding sequence ATGAAAATTCTGCAAGGTTCAGAGACCAGAATCATGAGCAGCAACAATGGGTTCCAGCCTGCAGCAGTGCAGCTCTGTTATGAGAATATCAATGGGtcctgcattcagactccctaCTCCCTGGGACCCCAAATCATCCTCTACATGGCCTTTGGCTCTGGGGCTGTACTGGCAGTATTTGGAAACTTCCTGGTAATGATTTCTATCTTTCACTTCAAGCAGCTGCACTCTCCAGCCAATTTTCTCATTGCCTCCTTGGCTTGTGCTGACTTTTTGGTGGGAGCCACCGTGATGCCCTTCAGCATGGTGAGGTCGGTGGAGAGTTGCTGGTATTTTGGGGAGAGTTATTGTAAAGTTCACTGTTATTTTGATGGATCATTTTGTTATTCTTCCATTTTTCACTTGTGCTTCATCTCCATTGATAGATACATTGCTGTCACTGACCCTCTGATCTATCCAACCAAAGTCACTTTGAATGTTTCCTTAGTGTGCATCACAGTCTCATGGCTTCTTGCTATTACTTACGTCTTTTCAATTCTTTCCATTGGTGTCAATGACGATGGGCTGGAGGAATTAGTAAGTGCCCTCAAGTGTGTGGGAGGCTGTCAGACTGCTATGAATCAAACCTGGTCATTGGTAGGTTTTCTATTGTTCTTCATCCCCACTCTGGTTATGGTTATTCTTTACTTTAAGATTTTTCTAATAGCTAAACAACAGGCTAGAAGGATTGAAAACACAAGTAGCAAAGGGGAATCTTCATCCTCAGATAGTTACAAAGCCAGAGTGtccaagagggagagaaaagcagCAAAAACACTGGGCATTGCTGTGATTGCATTTGTAATTTCATGGTTCCCCTATTTTGTTGAAACAATAATTGATGCTTTCCTAGGCTTCATCAccccaacatatatttatgaaatttTAGTTTGGTTTGCCTATTATTATAATTCAGCCATGAACCCTCTGATTTATGCTTTCTTTTACCCTTGGTTTAGaagagctgttaaactgattgtCACTGGGAAAGTCTTCAGAGGTCACACTTCAACAATAGATTTGTTTTCTGAGCAGGCAAAGGCTTCCAATGGAAGAAGTTAA